The following nucleotide sequence is from Borreliella spielmanii.
GGGTTTTGGATTTTATTCACTATATTCCATTTATATTTATTTGTTTATTTGATTTTTTTAAGGAAGCAAAAAATTGATATTTCTAATAAAACAAATATTGCTTTATTTATTCCAGGAGTTATTTCAGGATCTCCATCTTATAAAGAAATGTATGATTCTTTATTTGAATTTAAAAAAAAGCATAACAATCTCGAAATTAAAGTTTTAGAAGCTGGATTTAATCAAAGCGATTGGATAGAAATGCTTGAAAAATTATTAACTTCAAAAAAATATGATTTTTTAATAACCACAAATAATGCTATGCAAGATATGGTTGATAGTGTTTCAAATAATTATCCTTATACTAAGTTTCTAATTTTTGATTCTTTGGTCAAAAACGTCAATAAGCAAGTTTATTCAGTTTCTTATAATGTTGCGGAGGAGGCTTATATTTTAGGGTATTATGTAGGCCTTTTTTTAAAGGAATTTAATTCTGGCTTAGGGAATGTTGCTCTAATTGCGGGTCAAGAATATCCTGTTATGAGAGATTATATATATTACTATTTTAAAAAAGGCATTCTTGATGTGGGTGTGAATTCTGAAGTTTATTATCGAGTTTTAGGCAATTGGCACGATAGTAATTTGGCTAAATTACTGGCAAACTCTTTGATTCAAAATTCGGGTGTTTTTGTAATACTTCCCATTGTAGGGCCTGCTGTTGAAGGGGTGCTTTCCTCTGTTAGAGAGAATAATATTTTTGCTATTCTTTTTGATAGTGAAGATTATTTAGATAATAAAGAAAATATTATTGGTTCAGGAATTACAAATCAAAAATATTATGTTTCATATGTTTTAGATAAGGCGCTTAGCTTAGAGATTAACTATGGCAATTCTGATATTTTTGGTATAAAACACAAAGGAGTTTTATTTAATATTTCTAATGTTTTTTATTTAGAGCAGACCAGTCAAAAGTTAAAAGAAGATCTTTTAAAAAAAATAGAAGAGGTTAGTGCAAATGGTATAAAAATTAATTTGGAACAAAATTAATGGTAGAGTTTAAAAATATAGTTAAGCATTTCCCAGATATTGATAAACCCATTTTGGACAGTATTAATTTAAAAATTGGAGAAGTTAAAATTTTTACAGTAGTTGGTAAAAATGGAGAAGGAAAGAGCACTTTAGCTAAGATTATTGCCGGGCTTGTTGAATTTGATAGTGGTGAAGTATTGGTAAATGGCGTTAAGCAGAAAAATTGGAATGTAGATAAAGCTAAAAATAACGGTATCTATCTTGTTTCTCAAGTTCCTAATTTGAAAATGAATTTAAGAGTTTGGGAATATTTGAGCATTTATTGGTTTGGTTATGCATTTTTCATGCCAATGAATAAATCTAAGACTTATAAATATTATAGATGGCTTATGCAATTTTATAAAATTTCTTTTGATCTAGATAAGAAAATTAAAGATTTAAATATTAAAGAGATTTATTTTCTACTTATTATTGCTTCTCTTAAAGAGAATGCAAAAGTAATTATTTTCGATGAGAGTGCTGCTTATTTTTCTCAAAAAGAAGCTCAAGCTTTTATAAAATTGCTTGTATTACTTAAGAAATCAGGAATTGCATCTCTTTTTATTACTCATAGCGAGATTACAGATGCTGTAAAATTTAGTGATGAGTTTATTGTTTTAAAAGATGGAAAGTGCTTTAGAACAATAAACAAAGAGTTGATTTTGAGCAAACTTGAATCTTCTAATGATAAAGTATTGTTTGCAAATATTAATTTTAATAAATTTGAAAAAGATTCTATTAAATTTAATTTATTTTTTGAAGATTTTTGGAAATATGATGTTAGTTTTTCTTTAAATAAAAGAGGTGTTTTAGGAATAATTGGTGAAGAAGCCGCAATTAGAACTTGGGAAAAATTATTCTTAGGAGAGCTTATTTTTGTTGGATGTATAAAAATTGATGGTATCAGATATGAGCGAATAAATATTTTTGAGTGCAAAGCGGGGTTTTTACCTTTAGGTATTGGTAATTTATTCCCCGATAATAGTAGTATATTGGATAATTTTTTAGCTAAATTTATGAATTTTGAAAATAAAATTTTTATTAGGCAATCTTATATCAATAAGATTAAAGATTTTTTTAAAAAAAAGATGGAATTTTGTAGCGAAGAGAAAATATATAGAATTCTTTATTCTAAATCTTTAGCATTTTCTGGAGGAACTTTAAAGAAATTTGCTCTTTACAGAGAGATGTATATTGCAAAAAGTTTTTTAATTTGTTTTTCTCCTTTAAGTAATTTAGATCATAAAGCTTATAATGAAATGTCTGTTGCTATTCGTAATTATTCAAAAGAAAAGCCAGTTCTTTTGATTACTTCTAATTTAGATGAATTGCTTTTACTCTCTGATAATATTTTGGCAATGAAAATGGGAGAAGTTTTGTTAAACGTATCTAGAGAAAAGATTAGTAAAGAAAAATTAAAGGAATTGCTATTTTTATGACCCTGTTTAGAAATAGCTTTATGGCATTAATTTTTTCTTTTTTGATATTAAGTATCAGCTATTTTTTTGGTGATTTTTTTCAATTTTCTTATATCAAGATGGTATCTTGGCGATTTATTTTATTTTCAATCATGGCTACTGGTATTGCCACCTGCGCCAAGAGCAATTCATTAAATCTTGGAAATGAAGGGCAGGTTTATTTTGGAGCATTTTTAGTTTATGTATTTTCAAGTTTTTTTGGATTAACCTACTTTAATTTTATATATTTAATATTTTTGAGTTCTTTTTTTGTAGGACTTTTAGGTCTTATTCCCTTTTTTATTACTTTTTTCTTTGGATTAAATAGAGCTTTAACAGGTCTTTTAATATCTTATGGAAATCAAAGATTGGTAGATGGATTTATTTTAAATATGTTAAAAACAGGTAGTTTTTCCAATCAGACAAAAAGAATTAATAGCTTATTTGTTTTAGATTCATCACTTATTTACTTGTTTTTGTTTGGTATGTCAATTTGGCTTTTTTATGTTTTTATTCATAAAAAAACTATTTATGGGCTTCAGCTTGAAATATTAAATAATAAGAAAAAGATAGATATTTTTTTAAATATAAATGAATTTAAATATAAGTTTTGTGCCGTATTTGGCAGCGCTTTTTTAAATGGTCTTGCAGGTTCTATGTTTGTTGTGTTTTTTAAACCGTATTTGGTTTTGGGGTTAACCTCCGGACTTGGTTGGAGTAGTTTAATTGTCGCTGTAATTTCGGGATTTAATTATATTTATGTATTATTTTTTAGTTTATTGTTTTCAATATTAATAGAATTTAATAATTTTCTTAATATAAATTATGACTTTAAGTATGAGTTTATTGGTCTTTGTCAATCAATTGCTATTTTTCTCTCTTTATTTTTGATTAAAGCTAGGAAAAAGTAGATGTTTGGTATTTTTGAACAAGCTATTGTATTTTCGTATTTAGCACTTGGAGTCCTTTATACAGAAAAAATAGGGCTTTTAAATATATCTATTGAGGGCATTTCATATCTTTCAATATTTTTAACATCTTTTTTTATTTATTTTGGATATGGAATTTTTATGT
It contains:
- a CDS encoding BMP family protein encodes the protein MSKNMFFKGFWILFTIFHLYLFVYLIFLRKQKIDISNKTNIALFIPGVISGSPSYKEMYDSLFEFKKKHNNLEIKVLEAGFNQSDWIEMLEKLLTSKKYDFLITTNNAMQDMVDSVSNNYPYTKFLIFDSLVKNVNKQVYSVSYNVAEEAYILGYYVGLFLKEFNSGLGNVALIAGQEYPVMRDYIYYYFKKGILDVGVNSEVYYRVLGNWHDSNLAKLLANSLIQNSGVFVILPIVGPAVEGVLSSVRENNIFAILFDSEDYLDNKENIIGSGITNQKYYVSYVLDKALSLEINYGNSDIFGIKHKGVLFNISNVFYLEQTSQKLKEDLLKKIEEVSANGIKINLEQN
- a CDS encoding ATP-binding cassette domain-containing protein encodes the protein MVEFKNIVKHFPDIDKPILDSINLKIGEVKIFTVVGKNGEGKSTLAKIIAGLVEFDSGEVLVNGVKQKNWNVDKAKNNGIYLVSQVPNLKMNLRVWEYLSIYWFGYAFFMPMNKSKTYKYYRWLMQFYKISFDLDKKIKDLNIKEIYFLLIIASLKENAKVIIFDESAAYFSQKEAQAFIKLLVLLKKSGIASLFITHSEITDAVKFSDEFIVLKDGKCFRTINKELILSKLESSNDKVLFANINFNKFEKDSIKFNLFFEDFWKYDVSFSLNKRGVLGIIGEEAAIRTWEKLFLGELIFVGCIKIDGIRYERINIFECKAGFLPLGIGNLFPDNSSILDNFLAKFMNFENKIFIRQSYINKIKDFFKKKMEFCSEEKIYRILYSKSLAFSGGTLKKFALYREMYIAKSFLICFSPLSNLDHKAYNEMSVAIRNYSKEKPVLLITSNLDELLLLSDNILAMKMGEVLLNVSREKISKEKLKELLFL
- a CDS encoding ABC transporter permease — translated: MTLFRNSFMALIFSFLILSISYFFGDFFQFSYIKMVSWRFILFSIMATGIATCAKSNSLNLGNEGQVYFGAFLVYVFSSFFGLTYFNFIYLIFLSSFFVGLLGLIPFFITFFFGLNRALTGLLISYGNQRLVDGFILNMLKTGSFSNQTKRINSLFVLDSSLIYLFLFGMSIWLFYVFIHKKTIYGLQLEILNNKKKIDIFLNINEFKYKFCAVFGSAFLNGLAGSMFVVFFKPYLVLGLTSGLGWSSLIVAVISGFNYIYVLFFSLLFSILIEFNNFLNINYDFKYEFIGLCQSIAIFLSLFLIKARKK